GAATTCAAAGAACCTAATACATCCGCCTGAATGAATGCAATTAAACTCGGGGGAGCATTCTCCACCCAGTCAACATTGGAATAATCATAAGCCAACTTTGAAACAAAATCAGCTGATTGATTACCTTCCTCCTAACAAAATTGAAAGCAAAAGACTCAAAATAAGAAGCTAAAATCTTGTAGTCATGAATAACAGAAGCAAAATAAGAAATTTCCTTGTCCATCCTATGCCATGCATTAACGAGTACTTGGCAATCAGATTCGAAAACCACACGCttgaagccaagagaaagagcTTTATTATGAAGTTGAATTTATTTGGTTAATGTCTCCTTGGTGGTTATAGTATGTATTCTTTATACATCATGACAGGTTTTATTAAGGTTTTTATTTTGGTAGACTCTTACGAGTCTACGAGTTAACTCGACAAAACGAGTTTACCTCCCAAAACGAGTTTGCGTAGACTCTCGAGTCTGACAACCTTGCTTACTGTCATACTTGAACATACCACAAAGTTTTATAAACGTTCTTAAATAATCTTTGTTGTGAAAATTAAATTACACATAATTGGGATGACAAAAAAAATTTTatcaaattcttttttttttgaagttaaatatttatcaaattcaAATGGTAGCTAGTTTGATAATCTAATCTAATATAATCATGAGAGTGAGCCAATCAAAGCAACTCCAACTGCAAGTCAGCATTACCAAATTTACCTACCATTCTTTCCCATTAAACAATTTCATTTCACTTTATAaaaaatgatgttttttttttatcaaatgttccatgaaaaataaaaaaacacaaatctAGAGAAACATCACCAAAAACCCTTGGGTTTGGAGATTCCGACAACGTTGATCTGCGCCCATGGCTTCTCCGGtaactcctctctctctctctctctctctctctgaaacGGTGTTAATAATACTGAGCTGAATTTCAATGTTACAGCAAGCTGCTGAAAACACAGAGAATAGTTTGGAGAAGATCAAGCGTCAGCTAGCTTCCGCTTCTGGTAGAAACTTGTTGCAGGGACCACTTCTCAAAAGATCTGAAACTGTATGTAACTTGcactttttttatgttttctctaTCTGGGTATCTCTTGTTTCTCAGTTTGATGATTGATATGGTGTTATGTTGTTGTTTCATTGCTACCCTTTACTtgttccttcttcttttttcaatttttattacaTGTTGGAAGTTCTGGATTATCCCACAATTTCAATGTGATATGGGTTTTGTGATCATTTGAACATTCAATCTTATTTTTGTTACGGGAGTGCCATAATTGATGCTTTTAGAAAATGCCCTGATGCTTCTTCTTTGGCTTGCTCAtgtaaaaaattgtttttctgTTTACAGCTGAGAAAATGGAACGAGCGTTGGGTGATCTTGGATCCAACAACTGGGAGAATGGAATACAAGTAGgtgtttgtatttttttctgtattgtgaagggaaaagTGTAGCTCTTTGGCTACTAATCTTCTATGTTGTTTTTCCGCGCTTTAGGTTAAGGAGAAATGAGCCAGCTGTTAAGGGGACAATTGTATTTGATGCAAATAGCACTATCACTGTTTCTCCTGTGAATTTCCAGTAAGACTGATGTTTTCTAATATGAGCTTGTTTTTCCAGTAAGACTTATGTAATTTGCtggctgaattttattttttgatactCATTTGATGCGGTATTCCTTTATTTGTTTTCATTACAGTGGGCTACCAAAGTATGATGGCTGCTGCATTTGTATccttttttgtcatttctatcaCTTTTAGGTTTTAGCACTTACGAATCATTAATTGCTGACAAATTAGATGGACATAATTTGATATTGGGGCACCATGCAGCATTTGTGCCTGTTACTTCTTAACTGTCTCTATTAGATATTGGGACACCACAGAAAAAGGATTACTTCCTTTGCGCGGAGACTCCTGGTGCAGCTCGAGCATGGGTGTCAACTTTGCAGTGAGTTTTTGTAATCCCGCACTTTCTTCTCCCTTTACCTCTATCTCTTTGGGCCAAGTTCCATGGAACATTACCTTTTCTTATTGTATACTTCATATTGTTGTGCAATATATTCATGTACCACACTAATACGGGTATTATAGCGGTATCGGGAACGAATACAGATAGGAGTAcgagattaaaaaataaaaactaagggGCGAGTCAGTtatgttatatatatttaaagaGATTATATTTTCAACACGCTCGCAAAAAAAACTTCacaaaaaagttaaaatataaGCATATCAGAGAAATTGAGATCTGTGCATGATGCAAAGGGTAGGGTATCAAGGTTTTTATGTGTGATACAAGTAGAAGCTTCATTTTTGTATACATTAAAGGAATAAACcggataaaaaaaatagttttggtGAACGTGTACCCAAAAGGTATCCAAGCAGTAcccaaattattttatttgaaaatttatttcaGTACATATCCGGTACGTATTTATAAGTACCCAACGAGTACCGGTCCCGGATACATACCCGGTACGTGTGTGATACCCAAAATGAAGAACCCAATGGTAAGATTCTTTTATATTTGGAAAGCATTAATTTAGAAGATGTTTACAGAGGTGTAGCTACATGCTTGAACcttaatttttgtatttttttaccATCAATTTACTAATATCGTGCAAaagtttgttttcaaaaatccGGCGGTTATTTCCTGTTTAACATTACTAGAGATTCAATATGCAGTATCTTCCCTTGATAATTTATTAACTGCTATGAACAATTTGATTTATATTAGGAATAGGCCTTTGCTTGGTAAGAGAGACCTGCAGAGTATTGCTCCTCTtactattatttattatttattctaTTATCTGGTGTTttagccatccactataatgGATCAATTTCTATTATTACTTGACTGTTTCTTTCTATTGCATGATTTATTGCCTGATAGTTTGTAATTATTTCCTTGTCTGATTGATTTTCTCATCTGACATCAGTGCAACTCAGTTGGTTCTAAAAGCCCATATAGAAGCTGTAAATTCCTTAAGTGGGAATGGTTCTACAAAATTAGGAACTGTTGCAACTGTTGTTGCTGCAGCTAATTCAACAGCCTCGGAATGTTCTAAAGAAATTGAAGCAGCAATGCAGATTTCTTTGCGAAATGCTCTGGGAATGATGCCAAATAGGACTACGGATGGCCCTATGgatgatttaacaatcatgaaGGTACAGTCTAGCTCTTGTTTATTCTCTCTTTCTGTATGCTCAATGTATTATTCAACTTCTCTGATGGCACAGCAGAGTTGTAGttagttctctctctctctctctctctctctctcttcttgtTATCTTGTTGATATACCTTGACTTTAATCTCATTGTGCTTATTATGTATTTTCTTCTAAAACCTGGCTCTAGTTACACCATTTGGTTTCTCCCTTGATTCCTTTTTGTTTGAACTTTGGAGGAGTCATTTTATGGCTTCTTGATCTGTTAGATTTTGTAAAGATTTGGCATCTTTGCACTTCCATAATTTGTTCCTCATGCTTTAGGTACAAAATATATTTGAGTTAGTACAATTACTCCCTGCACCTTGGAATCAACTCTTAGCTTCATCATTAACTGGGGTTTAGGAGAAGGGAGAAGGGTATTGGAGTATTAATGAATTTAATCTTAATGAAGAAAAGGGGCAGACATGTCTCATTCTACGTGTTAGCAGCTATGATCTTCCGTTAAGAACTGgttaataaagaaagaaatggaagaagaaaatgaatgtTATTGAAGAACACTCTGATTCTCCAACTTGGGAAACAGAGGAGGAAAGAATACAAAGAAAGAATATCCCCTGGATTTCAACTTTCAAGAGTCCAATCCTCTCCACAACTACCAACTGATGTCCTAACCTCTACCCTTTTCCCTGTTTCTATTTTATATCATCTGGGTAGTTATTTCCTCTTCTAATAGTTATCTTAACTAATTACGACAAGCTAGGACAATATTATGTTACAAAATACAATTCAGTtacaactaacaactaactctCCTACTCACATTGAGGGTGTCGGGTTATTTTCCCCGACACCTCCCTTTCATTTCCTCTGATAGACCATTGTAATTGAGGGTCGAACCATATCATCTTCACATATTAAGTTCTAGTCATATATTAAGTTCGAAGATAGACTATTTACATCTAAATCAAATCTCTTTATAGTTGACCTATAGTTTTTTGGTCTACCTCAACCTCTACTGAGTGGACAATCGTCCATTTGATCAACCATTTTCACTGGTGTTTATTCAGGCCTTCTCGTCACATGCTCTGGCTCAAACCACCGAAAAACAGGGCTTTCCCAATTTTTTTGAATGGGAGTTAACTGAACTTTGTCTCTAATGATTATATTCCTATTCCCATCTTGTCTTTTGTTATTAGTCGTCCATGAAAAGAGTTTCCTTTCTTGTTGTTTGTTTACTACAAAACATTCAATCCCATGCCACGTTGCATATCTTATAGCTGGGAGTTTAGAGTGGGACTTTTCTATCATAGATTTAGCTTGAAGCATTCCTCCATTTTATCCACCCTGCTTGAATCCTGTAGTTGCATCTTCAATTTTGTATGACGGATGTAAGGTACTCAAACTGTGAGAAAAAGAAGTCTATTATAATTTTACATTTTCCAAACTTATTCAAACGCACCCTTAATTGGATGATTACTAGCTTGAAAATTTAATCTTAAGAATTTTGATTGTGTAGTGCTATGAATTTGATTTTCATATTTATTGTATAACACATCAAATGCTGAATTATGACAAGGCTTCTTTGTGTGTCATGTATTAAACAAAAGAAATATGGCTTTCCTTGTTATAGAAATATGACCTTGTTCAGATTTCTGATTTATGTTCACTTGCTTACAAGAACTAAAGGAAATGAAGGGGgaggaatttttttaatttgacaAGGAATATTTGTATTGACTTCTTTGACTTTTGTGTTTCTTTATTGTTTTGGATTTGGTTTTAATGATGCTGCTGTACTCTACAGGAAACACTCAGGGTTAAAGATGAGGAGCTACAGAATTTGGCTCGAGACCTTCGTGCACGGGATTCTACCATAAAAGATATAGCAGATAAATTATCTGAGACTGCTGAAGCTGCTGAGGCAGCAGCATCTGCTGCGTACACTATTGATGAGCATCGGAGAATTGCTTGTGCAGAAGTTGAGCGTTTGAAAAAAGATGCTGAGAAGCAGCAGGAGGTGTCTGCACTGAAGGTATGCTATTATACTGTTtcatttgaaaataatttttggctGATGGAAATGTAAGTGATTCTTGGTAAACTGCTTGGGACAATTGAACCCGTAACTTTTGCTATATTTATTACTTGCAATGAAACTGCCTTGGAAcgttaaatttgtcttgaatcatTTTTTGTAGTTCAAAGAGTCTGAAGAAAAGATTATGAGCTTAAACAAAGAAAGAGAACAGTTAATTAAGCAGAGAGATGATGCTATTCTGGAGGCAAATATGTGGCGTTCTGAACTGGCAAAAGCTAGAGAGAATGGTGTGATCTTAGAAGCAACTGTTGTTCGGGCTGAAGAAAAGGTTAGGGTCGCGGAGGCAAATGCTGAAGCAAGGTTAAAGGAAGCTGAACAGAGAGAATCAGCTGCAATAAAGGAGAAGCAGGAGCTTGTTGCGTATGTGAACATGCTAAAAGCACAACTTCAAAGGTTAAGCATCTTATTTCGTTAGCCCTTGCATTaaattttgttaattagattCGGTGACTactttgcttttcttttgccTCCTAACCCGAATATGAGGATGGAAATATTATATGTTTAAATAAGTTTAGTCCCCCATTTTAGGGTGAGAACTTTTTATATTGACAGAGGCTTCATGATGCCACACAATTAAACTTGAGAGGTTTCATGTGgcagtgattttttttattaaaagagTTAGCTATCAAATCTGACTTGGCAGCAAAATTGGCAGTGTAGAATTACTTTGAACACGTGACAATAATGATGTGGACCTTCGTTAGCTACATCACTAGTTAACCATGATATGTTAACAATGGGGGCTGAAACTAAAATCATTTGTAAAAGTTGGGACTAAAACCATAAAAATTAGATGGTAGCGATTAAAACCAAATCTGAATGTAAAGCGGAGGactaaaaatttatttaagccAATATTATATAATGGGAAACAGGTAAGTGAAAGGAATTTTTTGATGgtttatttgtaatttttatGAGTTCGCTGAGGTCATATGTATCTCTTGTTAACAGGCAACACATTGATACAACTCAAGTTTTTGAGAAGAAAGAGTCATGCTCAGATACAAAGCATGTTGACCCTACAGAAGAGAATGTGGATAAAGCATGCCTAAGCGTTTCTAGAGCAATCCCAGCTCCTGCAGAGAATGTAGTCCACATGGCAACAGATCAGGTGAATATTCAGCCGGTTGGGGACAACGAATGGAGTGATATTCAGGCAACGGAGGCCAGAATAGCTGATGTAAGGGAAGTAGCAGCCGAAACTGATGGAAACAGCACAGACATTCCTGTGATTAGCCAGCCAGGTACCAATCATCAGCATGAACAAGGAGCAAACTCTTTCCATCAGCCATGATGTTAACAAAACGTATACAACATAGAGAAATTCTCAAGTTTAGGAAATGTAATTATGCCATTTTGTTGGATGAGCGTGTAAACTTTATTGATTTCATTCCATCAGTTTCCTTATCAAGCTGTGTCATGAACTGCCTTGAAATTGAGTGCATTTTTCTGGTGTAAATGTAATACAACGAGCTGACCGGTTAATTTGAACTGATATATATGATTTAATCAAAGAATATAGCTGAGCTTTCTTGAGACGTGTGGGATGGAGTATCATAAAATACAAATATTGAggagttgaatagtttttgtaGCTAGAGGGATGAGTATAAATAATGATCCTGCAACCTGTTCATACAATATTAATTAGTGTTATGGTAGTATATGAATATCACATTAAAATGTTTAAACCCTGTTAGATTATATACAGTCATAAACCGTTGGATGGATTAGTGGCAAACTGAACCACAGATCTGAGATCATCCCAGTTCTCATCATTTGCAAATGCATATTCATCCACATTCTGATTCCAAAAACTTGAGTGAGACAAAGTTGTGGGAGCCTGTGCTGCATTGTTTAATTGACTTGGACATAATAAGTGGTTCCTTTCATCAACTTGTCCAATAACTGGTTTCCTTTCAATTTGTTGATTAATGACTGATGAGTCTGTGAATGTCAAGTAGCTGCAAGTCGTAGAACTTGAAGAGTTAGTGGGGTAGTTTGGCTTGATGACTGAATTTTTCAAATTAGGTGTGTACTTCTTGTAAGATGGGATTCTTTTGAGTATTCTGCATAGAGTCCACACTTCCTGCAATGCACATAAATGacatagaaacaaaaagacacATAAATGTGGTTTCATAGATTCAAAGCCACAAACACTATCAGATTTTTATAGGGTTGAACATCCACACTTTGTGATAATACTCGAATTTAGGATATTACTTAAGGTGAATCAAACATGTGCTTCCTCAACCAATAACTCATGGGTGGTCCAAGGAAATTGAATAGATAAACAGACTCAACCAAACCAAGGTAATTAATTTGTACAGTAAGGTTCAGTTTCAACATAATTAACCAGTGATGATTTATAAAGTATAAACAcatcaaaaaattaattttgaaatagtTACTGTGAACTTCTTTAGAAATTTAATAATACTTGATTAAATGACGGTGTAAATTGTAATTCATTATTTTCTCCTTTCTTTTCTCTTAAATCCCATTCATCCAATCCAAAAAAGCTTGACTGACCAATGACCTATGAAATGTCAGCAGACCCAAATCAGACTAGAAGtaatatttaaacaaaacaatatatttttatgaaatttatcACTTTTAATAAATTGTACTTATGTAATTACTACTAGTGATAGTTTAGGAATCttacaccttttttttttgaaatcattaGGAATCTTACTTTACTACTATATTTTATTGAAAAGATATTTCTagtacatatatatttttttcagctAAAAAGCAAattgtttaaatttaattttctataaaAGTACAATATCAAGCAACaaattatcccaaaagtttaagctaTTAGATAAGAGttacatgaatggttttatattactTCTCTAACACATAAATGGTTTTAGCTAtatagctatatatatatatatatagctaaaTTTTCTGGATATTTTCATGTATGTACATGTATTATGTATCATAGAAGTTTCTAAGACACCAGAGTCTATCTTTTAGTGAAGCAAGTTTTGCTTTATTAAGGTCAGAGTCTTTTGAAAGACTTAATTAACCAAGCCAACCAAAATGAGCCAATTTGGTTATTTAGTAAATACATTGACTTATATGccttattctattttttttatatcattgTCACCCTTTTTTTGAGGTCCAATAAACGTGCAACTGACTTTAGAATATTGCATAaaagagtatatatatatagacgtATAGGGTCATCTTGAATAGATATGAACAAGTTTCTAACCAAGAATCTCAGCAATGTTGTAATCATTTGAATATGTTATCTCTAGATTTGTCTTTACTTAGTCTTCTAGATGGTTTTACTTTTATACTCATTAACAAATCTTATCGATTTTAAGACAACAAAAGAGAAGTTTAAGACAgactaagtgtgtgtttggttctaGTTTTAGAATCAATATTCATTCACTAGAATAACTTTTAGGTGGTTATATAGATAATAGATATTTAACAATTGACTTAAAGAGATAATTTCACaccctcttttattttctaaatttcctTAATACCCTCTAGTATAAAGAGATAATCAAAGTGTTAAATAGTATTTTCACACTTATTAACTGTGAAACATTTTAAACGcttaaaacgaaaggaagaaggtgaagagagaatgAACATACCTCGATTCACACAATTGTGTTTCACACGCAAGGGTGTGAAACACAATTcagtttcacactcaagagtgtgaatgGACCAATtgttgaaatttttattttcaattttaaatattttattttttaaaattttcatttcaGACTCAAGAGCGTGAAACACAATTTAATTTCACTCTCAAGGGTGTGAAACTGATGTTTAGTTGCTTTGGTGTCTAGGAAACTAGATCTTGACCTTTTGTAAATCACTTGTAATTcatactcaagagtgtgaaacacaatttaatttcacactcaagggtGTGAAACTGTTCCGGTTCTGTGTCtaggaaacttgagtttgacctTCTGTAAAACACTTGTaattcacactcaagagtgtgaaacacAATTTAATTTCACACTCAGGAGTGTGAATGGACCAACGATTgagaattttattttcaatttttaatattttattttttaaaattttcatttcacactAGTGTGAAATACAAAACGAAAGGAAGAAAGTGAAAAGATAATGTACATACCTCGGATCACACTTACAAAGTGTGA
This is a stretch of genomic DNA from Lotus japonicus ecotype B-129 chromosome 1, LjGifu_v1.2. It encodes these proteins:
- the LOC130733249 gene encoding uncharacterized protein LOC130733249 → MASPQAAENTENSLEKIKRQLASASGRNLLQGPLLKRSETLRKWNERWVILDPTTGRMEYKLRRNEPAVKGTIVFDANSTITVSPVNFHGLPKYDGCCIYIGTPQKKDYFLCAETPGAARAWVSTLHATQLVLKAHIEAVNSLSGNGSTKLGTVATVVAAANSTASECSKEIEAAMQISLRNALGMMPNRTTDGPMDDLTIMKETLRVKDEELQNLARDLRARDSTIKDIADKLSETAEAAEAAASAAYTIDEHRRIACAEVERLKKDAEKQQEVSALKFKESEEKIMSLNKEREQLIKQRDDAILEANMWRSELAKARENGVILEATVVRAEEKVRVAEANAEARLKEAEQRESAAIKEKQELVAYVNMLKAQLQRQHIDTTQVFEKKESCSDTKHVDPTEENVDKACLSVSRAIPAPAENVVHMATDQVNIQPVGDNEWSDIQATEARIADVREVAAETDGNSTDIPVISQPGTNHQHEQGANSFHQP